One Equus quagga isolate Etosha38 chromosome 5, UCLA_HA_Equagga_1.0, whole genome shotgun sequence genomic window carries:
- the ODC1 gene encoding ornithine decarboxylase, with amino-acid sequence MNNFSNGEFDCHFLDEGFTAKDILDQKINEVSSSDDKDAFYVADLGDILKKHLRWLKALPRVTPFYAVKCNDSRTIVKTLAAIGTGFDCASKTEIQLVQSLGVPPERIIYANPCKQVSQIKYAANNGVQMMTFDSEVELMKVARAHPKAKLVLRIATDDSKAVCRLSVKFGATLKTSRLLLERAKELNIDVIGVSFHVGSGCTDPETFVQAISDARCVFDMGAEIGFNMYLLDIGGGFPGSEDVKLKFEEVTSVINPALDKYFPSDSGVRVIAEPGRYYVASAFTLAVNIIAKKLVLKEQTGSDDEDESSEQTFMYYVNDGVYGSFNCILYDHAHVKPLLQKRPKPDEKYYSSSIWGPTCDGLDRIVERCNLPEMQVGDWMLFENMGAYTVAAASTFNGFQRPTIYYVMSGPTWQLMQQIQNHDFPPEVEEQDVSTLPVSCAWESGMKRHPAACASASINV; translated from the exons ATGAACAACTTTAGTAATGGAGAGTTTGACTGCCATTTTCTCGATGAAGGCTTTACTGCCAAGGACATTCTGGaccaaaaaattaatgaagtttcttcttct GATGATAAGGATGCCTTCTATGTTGCGGACCTGGGAGACATTCTAAAGAAGCACCTGAGGTGGTTAAAAGCTCTTCCTCGGGTCACCCCCTTCTATGCAGTCAAGTGCAATGACAGCAGAACCATCGTGAAGACCCTGGCTGCCATCGGGACCGGGTTTGACTGTGCCAGCAAG ACTGAAATACAACTGGTGCAGAGTCTCGGGGTGCCTCCGGAGAGGATTATCTACGCAAATCCTTGTAAACAAGTGTCCCAGATTAAGTATGCTGCCAATAACGGAGTCCAGATGATGACTTTTGATAGTGAGGTCGAGTTGATGAAAGTTGCCCGGGCACATCCAAAGGCAAA GTTGGTTTTGCGGATTGCTACCGATGATTCCAAAGCAGTCTGTCGCCTCAGTGTTAAATTTGGTGCCACACTCAAAACCAGCAGGCTTCTTTTGGAACGGGCGAAAGAGCTAAATATTGACGTCATTGGTGTCAG CTTCCATGTGGGAAGTGGCTGCACTGACCCGGAGACCTTCGTGCAGGCCATCTCTGATGCCCGCTGTGTCTTTGACATGGGG GCTGAGATTGGTTTCAACATGTATCTGCTTGATATTGGTGGTGGCTTTCCTGGATCTGAGGATGTAAAGCTTAAATTTGAAGAG GTCACCAGTGTGATCAACCCAGCGCTGGATAAGTATTTTCCGTCAGACTCGGGAGTGAGAGTCATAGCTGAGCCAGGCAGATACTACGTTGCATCAGCTTTCACGCTCGCAGTTAATATCATTGCGAAAAAACTCGTATTAAAGGAACAAACAGGATCTGATG ATGAAGATGAGTCGAGTGAACAGACCTTTATGTATTACGTGAACGATGGAGTATATGGATCATTTAATTGCATCCTTTATGATCATGCACACGTGAAGCCTCTTCTGCAAAAG AGACCCAAACCAGATGAGAAGTATTATTCATCCAGCATATGGGGACCGACGTGTGACGGCCTCGATCGCATTGTTGAGCGCTGTAACTTGCCTGAGATGCAGGTGGGCGATTGGATGCTCTTTGAAAACATGGGCGCTTATACTGTTGCTGCTGCTTCGACTTTCAACGGATTCCAGAGGCCAACTATCTACTATGTCATGTCAGGGCCAACATG GCAACTGATGCAGCAAATCCAGAACCACGACTTCCCGCCTGAAGTGGAGGAGCAGGACGTCAGCACTCTGCCTGTGTCCTGTGCTTGGGAGAGTGGGATGAAGCGGCACCCAGCAGCCTGTGCTTCGGCCAGCATTAACGTGTAG